Part of the Lotus japonicus ecotype B-129 chromosome 6, LjGifu_v1.2 genome, tttcattctattttcactcattttctcTTAATTCTTTCCTCCATTCATATCTCTGAGTGTGAATGGACTTTAGGTGTGAATAGACTCATTTTTATAGATCATAATTGCATATTTAGTTTCATATTTGGCATTTCGCTAGTAGACCCATTTTAGTCCATGAACTTAGTGCTATCGTTTCTCTAGAACATATCATTTTATTATCTGCTTTTAGTATTTGTCTATACGAAAAGTTGAATATTTTGTTGAATGTGCCGTTTCTGAACCAGGATGCAGCTTCCCTCTCAATTGCAATTTTGAAGAAGCAATTCCGGGGACGAATTTTCTTGGGTTGTGATAATCATCCTTTGTCCAGGTTACATTCTTTCTTTCTAAGATTAGTTTCTAACTCTTGCAATCGCTCTGTTATAGATAGTGTGATTTTAATATATACGGTTGTAtccttcttttcctttctctaTATTTTTGTATATAAAGAACACTTTCTACATTTTGGCAGGCAAGAAGTGATGGATCTAGTCAACAAGAGTGGGAAATTCAGtaaaaaatttgagaaatttacAGGTGCATTGATACTCCTTTGTTTTTTAAATGGTAGATTTGAGACTGATGAACCATAATCACATTTTCTGATGTTAACTTTTTTTTCTGTTGGGGTGTTATGTAACTCATTGTAAAAGCATCATGCCTTTGGTTGTGTCTTTCCTTTGCAGGAAGTGATGATCCTCTAGGTAAGAGATTAAACAACTCCAAAACACGCCAGGAAATTGGTTGGGAGCCCAAGTACTCTAGCTTTGCTCATTTCCTTGACACCATCTGATTAATTGCTGTGTATATATTTGGGTTGAAACCAAATCTAAATCAGCATTTTTTTCTCCATGTTGAAATTGTATAGAAAAGGTTCCCATTCCTCAATTTTTAAATGGAAGCAAAAACACTCAATTTGGTCGGTTATGTTTGGATACTAGTTGGCACTACCGCacgggaattagatttcccacccctgttttagaattgccaccccatttaaaagtggAGAAAAACCAAAATTGCCCCTCCGTGTTTTAGTCCAGAGGTTGAACATTCGGACTCCTCCAAAGGTTGAAAATTCGGACTCCTCCAGAGGTTGAAAATTCGGACTCTGCTAATATTAGAACAGAACAATCAATTCAGATTCACTTttagaacagaacagaacatcAACACTCGGAGCTCTCAATACGTGTGACCCAGAAGCGATACTGAGGTACCCATATCCGACCAAGAATCGCGACACTGAGCTCTCAATACGTATGACCCAGAAGCAACCCAGAAGCGATATTGAGGTACCCATATCCGACCAAGAATCGCGACCAAGACCCATGTCCCATATTATTGTCACTGCATTTTCATGTTTTTGTCTTTGTGACAGTATCTGGTTTGAGAGATCCGAATCTTGAAGCTTCATTTTAATCCAGTTTTTCAACTCTTGGACGTCTTAAAAAGGGGGTGGTAAATTTAATTATCAATCAGTCCGAACCTTATAGTCCTGAAGAGATCCGAAACCTAAAGTCCTGGATCACTCTTACCAAATGCAGCAGAATGCAGTAAGTTAAGACCAAACCAAAGACATATTCCTCAATTACAATCTCAACCACCATCACTTCCTATCACACAACCAACTCTGACCACCATTAATCTTCACCACCAACCCCACCACCAGCCCCATTACTCATTCATCCTACACCATAAATCTCTTTACTTCCTATATTAGTCCCCTATGCACCAAAGGCATCCTACACCATTACATTATTTAtgtattgtaattttgtttaaattggattatgtaacttttaaattttaaagtcatgttacaattggactaaagtcatgttattttaactgtaaTTAAAGAATCCGAACTTATAACTCTCGTACTAGTCCAAAACATCAACCTCTGGACTGGTATAGAGGTTTAAGTCCCGGAGGGTAGTCccgacatttttttaaaaagactagggtggcaattctaaaacagggggtgggaaatctaattcccctaCCGCACTAGTGCTATCGAACATTAGTACTCACTTTGAGCCAACAAAAATCATtcctcagtttttttttttttcacttggcTATGGCGTAAAAATGTGAGATACAGTGGCAGATTAGTTGCTGTGCTAGTTACTAACTGCTGAAGCTACAGAAGTGATTTTCTTTGAATGTAAACACTGAACACGGATAAGAGCATAGTATAATACACATGGACGTGCATCATGTTGATTATGCATAATCATTAAATATCATTACAATTTTCAAATGTTATCCATGGATATCATTTCTTCTTTTGGCTGAAGGATTCATCTTTGTTATCAAGAAACTTGGCACCGTTATATGGTTTGAATCATTATCAAACTAACTGAATGATTCCTTTCCCTCCTTCTTTGGCTTTTGCTTGAAGCTTGGCTGATGAAAAATTTTAGAACTACATATACTTCGTGATGCAAATGTAAGAATCCATTTTGGAAACTTTCCATTGTAACAACTAACACGGATAAAaattaaaacctaaaccctaaaaaacAAATCTGAACGCACTGCTTAACTTGAGTTGGTTTATGGTGTTTAGAAACTAGGCTTTCCCAAAATCTGCAAGAGAAACTcaatttttattagaataactGAGACAAAAAGATACGGCCAAACATCCTCCTCCAACTCCATCAAAAGTTTGGCACGTAGATACTAAACTTTCTTTAATTCACATTAATTAACATTCTAACCAAAATTCAGAGAATTTCGGTTGAAAAGTTTCAGAAAATACATCATTTTCCCTAAATTAATAGTGTTTGTTTGGTTTGACCTTGCCATTTATGCAAAGAAAAACACACATCACAATAGTCAACACTCGATTTAGCTTAAGTAGATGTTTCGAGTTCGAATCTTACGAATGCAGTTGCGTTAATACTACATTATAAGAAAAGTTTTGTCGCTCATAGATGTTCTGCCCCTCTCGATAGTGAAGGAGTCCAACcccacattttttttatttctcaatTCCATAGTTGTTATCATGGGCCATTATCTCGGGCTTTGTTCTCCCCCAATCTGCATTTCTCAGCCTCAAGGATAGCAATGAATAGTGAACCCAGATAGTGGATGGATGCAACTCCACGTCATCTCATCATGTTCATCCATTTGgattcttctctctctctctctaagctgATTACTACCAGATTAACAACCTTGTATTTCCACTGTCCTAGATTTTCCTTCACATAATCTTCTTCACTTGCactcttgttctgcttctccaTCTCACTGTCTCCTTTCCTTAACTTCTTCAGAAGCACTTAGGAAAATGTCCCTTTGTTATCCTTCCAATTTGATCACACTCCACTCACCCAAGCATCAAAGCCTTTCCTTCACTTTCTCTTCAGAGTCTTCTCACTTCATCAAGCTACTCAAGGTAAGCTCAACTCCTCACAAACCCATTAAGTTTAGCAGAGAAACATTGAAACTTTCTGCCTCTCTCACACCATCTCAAGCTGTTAACACCACCCCATCTTCATACAGAAACAAGAATCCAAAAGATGTTAATGTCTTGGTGGTGGGTTCAACTGGGTATATAGGAAAATTTGTGGTGACAGAGTTGGTTAAAAGAGGATTTAATGTTATAGCAGTTGCTAGGGAGAAGAGTGGTACTAAGGGTAGCAATGACAAGGATGCAACATTGTCTCAGTTAAGAGGGGCCAATGTGTGTTTCTCAGATGTGACCAATTTGGATAATTTGGAAGAGTCTTTGAATAGTTTAGGTGTTTCCTTTGATGTGGTTGTGTCATGCCTTGCTAGTAGGAATGGAGGGGTGAAGGACTCATGGAAGATTGATTATGAGGCAACAAAGAATAGTCTTGTTGCTGGTAGGAAGCGTGGTGCTTCTCATTTTGTGTTGCTTTCAGCAATTTGTGTGCAGAAGCCCCTTCTCGAGTTTCAGCGCGCAAAGCTGAAGTTCGAGGAGGAGCTGATGAAGGAAGCTGAAGAGGATGAGGGGTTCAGTTATAGCATAGTGAGACCAACTGCATTTTTCAAGAGTTTAGGTGGTCAGGTTGAGTTGGTGAAGGATGGGAAGCCTTATGTGATGTTTGGAGATGGGAGGCTTTGTGCTTGTAAACCCATAAGTGAGCCAGATTTGGCTTCTTTTATTGTGGATTGTGTGCTGAGTGAGGACAAAATTAATAAGGTTTTACCAATTGGAGGGCCAGGGAAGGCATTGACTCCATTGGAACAAGGGGAAATGTTGTTTAAGCTTGTGGGGAAGAAGCCTAATTTCTTGAAAGTTCCAATTGGGATAATGGATTTTGCCATTGGGGTGCTTGACAACCTTGTGAAGGTGTTTCCTTCACTGGAAGATGCTGCTGAGTTCGGGAAAATTGGAAGGTACTATGCTGTGGAAAGCATGTTGATTTTGGACCCCGAGACTGGAGAGTATAGTGCGGAGAAGACACCTAGCTATGGAAATGATACATTGGAAGACTTTTTTGCAAGGGTGCTCAGGGAGGGGATGGCTGGTCAGGAGCTAGGTGAGCAAATAATGTTTTGAAATGGTTGTGGTTAATTAAGTATGAACCTGATAATAGATCCAATAGAGCAACCAGTTTTTTTGATGTAAATTCATGTATTCAACCAGAGTCATTGTAATGTAGCATTTACAAGTTCAAGCATTGTTGAAAGAAATTCAAGTCTTTGGAAATGCATTACTGAAGGTTCATTCTTCAATTGCATAGCCCTAGCACTAAATTCCTCTGTTAATATATTGCATACTGGCAGTAAGTTTGATGTTCAAGAATCAAGTTCATTTCTGTTCTGAGAAGTACTGGATGTGTTTATATAATGTGTACATATAGTGcttttgtaaatttgtaatGCATAGTTACTATTATCAATCGATTACTCAAAATGAGAACCTATTTTGAATGGACTAACTAATCCATCTTTTAAAGAACTTAACTGATGAAAGTCAGCTGCACAAGAGATTAATCATTAATGTGATGAATTCCTATATCAATATGCTTTATTTAAATGTTCTTATTGTCCTGTTATTTATTACATTGATGTTCTTCCTTGAATAAATTGTCATTTTGGTTCGTGAAATATATATTAAGTCGGTCACTTTAGTctctgaaaaatgaaaattaccaGTTTTGTCCCTTAATGATAAAAAGATAATCTTTAGTCCTTGAAATATCCTTTTCAAACATCAATTACATTTTTATCTTCCAGGAATAAAAACAGTGATTTCCATATTTCAGTAACTAAATGACTAATTACTTCTATTCCTtgtagagtaaagtacactcaccccccttaaggtttgttagaattacactccaccccattcttatctaaaatctacatcccaccccattttatatagaggcaaatttagtgacgaaaaatatttttcattaataattagttattatttaaattgttaatcaataatttcaaaaaaaaatcaatataatccaataaatttaaaaatgaaaacatcacaatcctcctcattctctcaatcgcgtttttcctccgtaaattcataatgcaaattatgcaatagcacacctgcccgatttacaaaccatatctcgaacatagtgaaacatgcttgtgttttcatatttggtaataattcaattttaatcaaaataatctctttatacctccaattttcaaaattgggttgtaggccaaaaaagcaacacaaatgggtgaagaaaatagagaaacaaaattatgaaaatatgaagtggatctgaggttattagagcccaacgaggcggtggagcatcgtttttaacaaaatccaacaatatctaagaccaacagagcgttcacTCACAACTTCaaggggtgaaattcacaagaagtagttgaacaagtggctttagggatgtgcgattcacgttctggggttcaggttgcaacaaaactttgaggcatggaggtgccatggggtttcacattgtgggacagtggagccgtgttaaagggagtaaaggcttggtggtggccgtttgtggtgagaaatatgatttggagatagatgggacgtggacttaacagacagagtgaatggtttttttaaatttaattcagtaaaattattttcataaattaatgtatgatagtgtatatgcattaaatttatttaaatttttactaattagtaattagtttttagtagtgaggaatttgttttcgtcactaaaatttgcctttataaaaaatggggtggagtgtagatttttaaaaagaatggggtggagtgtcattcttgcaaatcttgaggggggtgagtgtattttactcttccTTGTATGGTGAGTTTGGAAACTATCTGGTTCAATCAAATTTCACCAACTTGATTATTTCTTTGCTACATGTTTATGCCTCATAAAATGAAAAGAAGGCATTTCCTAAGTTACCTTCTTCAGTGTCCATGAAGGCCTTAGTCATGTTGGCAGATTTATATTGTACTGTTCGAACTATACGCTCTTAAAACAGGTATAGTAAGTTGAGGGTAGGTGATGAGCATAGACCTTCAATTAAGAAGGTGTATGAGAGAAGAAACAAGAGGAAAGTCACAACTTAGTGTGACTGTTATTGTTAGTTGATCTGTTAATAAACAGCTGGCATGGTTAGTTGTTTCTGTTAGAGTACAGCTGGCTAATTCTGTTAATAGTTGTGATTCTGTTAGAACTACTGAGTAGTATAAATAAGGGAAAGGGGGAAGTTACAGGCAGTTATTCAGTTGGTTAGGATTTGGGAGATTCTGGATCTCGAATTCCAGAGGCTAGGGTTCTTGTTAGTGTTCTTGATTCTTCTGTGTAATTCCTGAGAATTCAACCTCAGTACTTGAGGATTGAGTCTCTGTTTTCTTCAATAAACCAGTAGCATTTCTGTGTGttcatcaattggtatcagagctccatcCAGGAGCTGTGGTATCGATTTGTCTATGGTAGCGAGCAGAATGGAAGCCAGAGTGGAAGCGATTGAGAGATTCATTGAGGTTCTGAATCGCGATCGCGAGGAAGAACGCAGGAATCGCGAAGAAGACAGGAGGATTCGCGACGAAGAACGGAGAGAGCGTGCGATCGAGCATGAACGCGTGGAGCAGAGGTTTCGCAATCTGGAAGCGATTGTCGAGACGATGACGCGCCGGCGAGCCGGCGAGCACGGCGACAGCGACGGCGAGCAAGAACGCCGACGAATGGAGGAGGAGCGCACCGTGAACGGAGGACAACCGGGAAGCGTAAGAGACGAAGCTGATGCGCGAGAGAATCTTCAGCGCACTGCAAATGCACAAACAGAGCGTTGGAGGAAGCTTGACATTCCAGTTTTCCAGGGTGAAGAAGATGCGTACAGTTGGATTCAGAAATTGGAACGCTACTTCCGACTGAAGGGAGCGACTGAGGAAGAGAAGGTACAAGCGATTATGGTGGCCTTGGATGGAAAGGCATTGAGCTGGTACCAATGGTGGGAAACCTGCAACCAGGTGACTACTTGGACCAAGTTCAAGGAAGCCATGCTGGAACGATTTCAACTCACCTCGAATTCTAGTCCATTTGCGGCTTTGCTGGCCTTGAAGCAAGAAGGTAGTGTTGAAGAGTTTGTAGGACAATTTGAGAGATTTGCAGGAATGCTCAAGGGAATTGATGAAGAGCATTACATGGATATTTTTGTTAATGGACTCAAGGAGGAAATTGCAGCAGAAATCAAGCTCTATGAGCCCAAATCCCTAACAATCATGGTCAAGAAAGCCTTGATGGTGGAACAGAAGAACCTGGCTGTGAGCAAGGCTGGAATTGGCAGTACTAGCAGGTATAATTCCTCTTTCAAACCACCTTTTAGATCCACAACTTTTCAGAAATCTGTGCAAATTGATACTGGACAGAAAAGTGGTAGTGGTAGTGTAACTCAGGGCACAGTGCAATCATCTAGTGGTAGTGTTAATGAGAGAGTAGGAGGTAAGCCAGCCAGGGGAGGAGTTTACAGAAAACTCACTGGGGAAGAGATGAAGGAAAAGTTGAGAAAGGGGGAGTGTTTCAGATGTGATGAAAAGTTTGGACCAAACCATATCTGTAAGAATAAGCAATTCAGGGTAATGTTGCTGAGGGATGAtggtgaggaagaagagattgaGACACTAGAGCCTCTCACTGAAGAAATTGAGGAAGCTATGGAGTTAAAGCACTTGTCACTAAACAGTATACAGGGAATTTCTTCAAGGAAATCTCTCAAGGTTTGGGGAAAATTGAAAGGAACTGCCATAGTGGTGCTGGTAGATTGTGGAGCAACACATAATTTCATTTCTCAGTCCTTGGCAAGAGAAATGGAGTTACAGATTACAGAAACTCCAGCTTACACAGTAGAAGTAGGGGATGGACATGTAGTGAAAAGCAAGGGGGTGTGTAAGAATCTCAGTGTGCAGATTCAAGGATTTGTGGTAACTCAAGATTTCTTTTTGTTTGGATTAAGAGGAGTGGATGTTGTGCTTGGTCTAGAATGGCTAGCAGGATTGGGGGACATCAAAGCCAATTTTGAAGAGCTGACCTTGAAGTTCAAACTGGGAAATAAAAAGGTAGTCCTCAAAGGGGAGCCTGAATTGCTGAAGAAGAGAGCTTCCATGAATGCATTGGTTAAAGCCATTCAACAGCAGGGAGAGGGATATGTGCTTCAATATCAAATGTTAGAAAAAGAGGTGGCTAAAGCAGAGGAAACTCCAGAGTTGTTGAAGGCAGTTTTGTCAGATTTTCCAGCACTGTTTGCAGCACCTACTGAATTGCCCCCTCAGAGAAGACATGACCATGCCATTCATCTGAAAGAAGGTGCATCCATTCCCAACATTCGGCCTTACAGGTATCCCCATtaccaaaaaaatgaaatagaaaagttagTGGCTGAAATGCTCAATGCTGGAATCATTAGACCTAGTATTAGTCCATATTCAAGTCCAGTGATTTTGGTTAGGAAGAAAGATGGTAGCTGGAGATTTTGTGTAGACTATAGGGCTTTGAACAAAATCACAGTCCCTAATAAATTTCCTATTCCAGTCATTGATGAACTCTTAGATGAGATTGGTCCAGCTAGAGTGTTTTCCAAAATTGATCTGAAATCAGGATATCATCAAATTATGATGAAGGCAGAGGATGTGGAAAAGACAGCATTCAGGACCCATGAGGGCCACTATGAGTTTTTGGTGATGCCCTTTGGCCTCACCAATGCTCCTTCCACTTTTCAGTCTCTGATGAATGAGGTGCTGAGACCAGTTTTGAGAAAGTGTGCTCTAGTtttttttgatgatattttgatttacaGTTTGACCATGGAGGAACATGTTGTTCACTTGACACAAGTTTTGCAATTGATGGACCAACATGATCTTAAAATCAATGGTAAGAAGAGTGTGTTTGGAAGGGGCCAGATTGAATATCTAGGACATGTGTTATCTGCTGGAACTGTGGCAGCTGATCCAAAGAAATTGGAAGCTATGTGGTTGTGGCCAGTCCCTAAAGACTTGAAGAGCTTAAGGGGATTTCTAGGTCTTACTGGATACTATAGAAGGTTTGTCAAGGATTATGGCAAGATAGCTAGGCCTTTGACACAGCTACTGAAAAAAGATAGTTTTCAGTGGGGACCTAGTCCCCAACAGGCTTTTGAAGCTCTTAAGCACACTTTGACAGAGATACCTACTTTGGCTGTTCCAGATTTTTCCAAGGTCTTTGTTCTGGAAACAGATGCTTCAGGTACTGGTCTAGGAGCAGTTTTGACTCAGGAAGGGAAGCCTCTGGCTTTCTGGAGTGCTACACTCTCAGATAGAAGTCAAGCTAAATCAGTTTATGAAAGAGAGTTAATGGCAGTGGTCAGAGCTGTCCAAAGGTGGCGGCATTATCTCTTAGGAAGGCATTTCATAATTAGAACAGATCAAAAGAGTTTGAAGTTCCTTACTGAGCAACAGGTTGTGGGAGAGGGGCAGTTCAAATGGATTTCCAAACTCTCAGGTTATGACTTTGAGATACAATATAAGCCTGGGAAGGACAATTCAGCTGCTGATGCCATGTCCA contains:
- the LOC130725982 gene encoding divinyl chlorophyllide a 8-vinyl-reductase, chloroplastic, with translation MSLCYPSNLITLHSPKHQSLSFTFSSESSHFIKLLKVSSTPHKPIKFSRETLKLSASLTPSQAVNTTPSSYRNKNPKDVNVLVVGSTGYIGKFVVTELVKRGFNVIAVAREKSGTKGSNDKDATLSQLRGANVCFSDVTNLDNLEESLNSLGVSFDVVVSCLASRNGGVKDSWKIDYEATKNSLVAGRKRGASHFVLLSAICVQKPLLEFQRAKLKFEEELMKEAEEDEGFSYSIVRPTAFFKSLGGQVELVKDGKPYVMFGDGRLCACKPISEPDLASFIVDCVLSEDKINKVLPIGGPGKALTPLEQGEMLFKLVGKKPNFLKVPIGIMDFAIGVLDNLVKVFPSLEDAAEFGKIGRYYAVESMLILDPETGEYSAEKTPSYGNDTLEDFFARVLREGMAGQELGEQIMF